Within Dysgonomonas sp. HDW5A, the genomic segment ATTCGTCAGACCAAACGAGTTCCCATTTGGTCTTTCTCAGATTATTACTTATATACCCTTGACTAAAGAGAGTCAATGTGCATAGCATCACCAGACTAATTGAAAAAATAATTCTTTTCATATTTTCATAGATCTTGTTTATATTGTATTTACCTTATTTCCCCCGACTAAGAGCCAGTCTTTGTCCAAGGGAAGCGTTTATTTGTTTTTTTAATTGTTTGGATAGCAAACTGCCCAATAGTAGAGCTCATTACTTATAACTTATTTTAATATCGTTTTGAGTGTATTTATCTGCACTGAATAAATCACTTATATAAGTTTTACCTTCGTTTTTAAATGGTAAGATACGACCGTTTAATGTCAATTTTGTTACTGCTTTGGATGAATGGATACATATTTGCCAGTTTCTGGTATTTTTGATCCCCTTGTAATAACCCAAAGTAGGAGCTATGTTAAGTTTCGACATACCATTTGCATCCTTTAGCGATATCATTGTTTTAGCATAAATACCTTTTAGATAATCGTTACTATTTCCGTCATCCTCTATAAACGTAAATGCTGAATCTGCTCCCGGATATATATGTAAGATTAAGGTGTCATTAGTTCCTTTTTCTATCGACCGTGCATATTCACGCATGGGGATGATAGCTCCTTGACGTATAAACAAAGGTATTTGTCCGATTGGAGCATCTACCGTATAGTTTTTCTTTCCTTCATACAGCTCGCCTGTCCAATAATTGATCCAATTGCCATCGGGTAGGAGTACCTCACGGTTTGTAGCCCCTTGTTCGTATACGGGAGCAACAAAAATTTCGTTTCCAAACAAATATTCATAAATCTGCCCCTGAATTTTTCGCATCATCAATTCTCCTGTCAAACGGTTGAGGTGGGCATACGAATAGATATAAGGGAATAACTCCATACGCAGATGGGCGTATTGCCTATATATACTATCGGCTTGTGACGAAATGAGATAAGCCATATTGGCCGTTTTGTTTTCGGGTTGAGCAAAAGTTTCTACAATGGGCGAAAACATGGCGAACTGCAACCAGCGGATGTATAATTCCTCATCCAATTGGTCGGTAATTCCCATATCGAAACCGCCTAAGTCTTGCGAAAGGAATGGTATCAGACTACTTTTCTTATTCGGGTCGAGATACATGGCAATATTTTCTTTGAAAGCCACAGGAGGAACCCACGAATTAAATTTTTTATTGGGGTTTTCAATATTCCAGTCGCAACGAGTATCGTCAGTCCACTTTCCCGGATACTTTTTGTATTCTTCGGTTTCCTGCCCTCCTGTATGGGAAAATATCATTCCTCGCCCTTTTGTTTCTTTTCCGAATTCTTGCGAGAGTTCAAACATGGCTTTGCATACCGGGATAGCCGATGTACGATCGAGTTTGATAAAGTCTGCACCTTCGTCGAAAAAGTGTTTCATCCGCTGTTTAAAATAGGCTACTGCTTGCGGATTGTTAAAATCGATATTCCCGCAAAGCGTACCTTTCTTAGTTCCTCCTTCGGTTTGGTGCATAGCAGTCGTTGTACTGTTGTTGTGCCAAGGGTTGCTTTCTACATATGTATTTTTGAAGTACCCTTTGTCTTGAAAATCTTTAAAAGCCACTTCATTTCCTGTTTCGAAAATACAATCCCATGCCCAGAACCCTCCTTTTATGTTCTGAGATTCGAGATAATCCCACATCTCTTTTCTGTTTGGGAAACCAATGGTATCGGCAATAAAGTCCATGTATTTCTGAGGTCCTCTCCCTTTGTTTGCGTGATCCCAAAACCATGAATCTATCCAAAAGGCATCTATCGGATAATCGTGTTCTATGATTTGGTTTACACGCTCAATCGTTTGCTCCTGATTGGTGTATGCTCCATACAATACGCCAAATGCCCATGACGGAGGTAGTACCACATTTGTATCTGCCTGTGCCGTTATCGGATGAATGTATGTATGATTATCACTCCCTTTTTTGCACTGTGCAAAAATAAGAA encodes:
- a CDS encoding TIM-barrel domain-containing protein, yielding MKNQILLLVSLLLIFAQCKKGSDNHTYIHPITAQADTNVVLPPSWAFGVLYGAYTNQEQTIERVNQIIEHDYPIDAFWIDSWFWDHANKGRGPQKYMDFIADTIGFPNRKEMWDYLESQNIKGGFWAWDCIFETGNEVAFKDFQDKGYFKNTYVESNPWHNNSTTTAMHQTEGGTKKGTLCGNIDFNNPQAVAYFKQRMKHFFDEGADFIKLDRTSAIPVCKAMFELSQEFGKETKGRGMIFSHTGGQETEEYKKYPGKWTDDTRCDWNIENPNKKFNSWVPPVAFKENIAMYLDPNKKSSLIPFLSQDLGGFDMGITDQLDEELYIRWLQFAMFSPIVETFAQPENKTANMAYLISSQADSIYRQYAHLRMELFPYIYSYAHLNRLTGELMMRKIQGQIYEYLFGNEIFVAPVYEQGATNREVLLPDGNWINYWTGELYEGKKNYTVDAPIGQIPLFIRQGAIIPMREYARSIEKGTNDTLILHIYPGADSAFTFIEDDGNSNDYLKGIYAKTMISLKDANGMSKLNIAPTLGYYKGIKNTRNWQICIHSSKAVTKLTLNGRILPFKNEGKTYISDLFSADKYTQNDIKISYK